DNA sequence from the Scophthalmus maximus strain ysfricsl-2021 chromosome 1, ASM2237912v1, whole genome shotgun sequence genome:
AGAAGGTTTTTAACATACCGGGCCCATCTCCTGACATTATGCAGCTCATCATTGAGTTTGCATACACAGACTCTGTTAATGTGACAGAGGACAACGTACAGGACTTGGTGCTTGTTGCCGATATGCTTAATGTAATGGACCTCATACAAGCCTGCTCCGAATTCCTCTGTGAGCGGCTCCACTCAGAAAACTGCATTGGCATCTGGCAGTTAACCAAagtctgcagcagctctgagaTGCAGTGCAAGGCCTATCGCTATATCACCGATCACTTTGAGGAGGTCTTTCTTTGTGAAGAGTTCCTGTTACTCTCTGTGCAAGAGCTCAACGAAATCCTTGGTAGAGATGATCTCAACGTGAGGACGGAGAGTATTGTGTATGAGGCCATCCTTTGCTGGATCGCTCACATACCTGAAGAGCGAAAAGAACACATCGCTGTGCTTTTATCAAAGGTAAGATAACTTTCTGAAACCACTTTGTCTGCACATCTTTAGCATTTATACAAACTGCTTCTTTTAATGCTTTAAAACTTGGTTCATTTGGGCCagaccaatgaaaaaaaatgtactgtattcaACTACCAAGTGTATCGTGTAAAGCTAAAGACTTATGTACATTAGTTTATTCCTCTCACATGTTGAGCTTTGAACATAGGCACATTCACCATCTTGTTGCTAGAAATACTCACTTAAACTCAGTGTGTATTAATCAACCTTTTGAAAATATTCCCCAAAAACTACTATTTAGTCCTGATGAGAAACATTTGCTAAAAACTACAGCTTTTTTCGGAAATTATCTCAAGTTAATTTTAATGAAAGtgtaagtaaaacaaaaagatgtaCCGAAAGATGGATTATCACATTGGTGCTATTAGAGGACGGTGGGGTGGTGGtgcggtggtgcagtggttagcactgttgtCTCACAGCTGTTCTGGCCTTTCTGTTTGTAGTTTGCATGATCTCTAAGTACTTTggtttcctcccactgtccaaaTACATGCCATTTCAGTTAATTGCCCTAAATGTCCTCTTTTTCCTGTCTAGGTCCGGCTTGCCCCGACAAGCTTACAGGACGTTGCGATCAATGTGTTGAACAATCAGGGGGTGTGTAACAACACTGAGTGCAAGCAAATAGGCCAAGATGCCCTCCAAACCATATTGctcatggagagaaaaataaggaCGGAGGGTCCCTGTAACCCTTGTATCCGTCCTCGTCTGCCTAATGCCATCATGCTTGTCAGTGGAGGCTCGACTGACAGTGGCGGAATTGAGGCTTATGATCCCCGCTCTGATGTCTGGGTCAAACTTTCAAACAAGCTGAAACATCCTCTGACTGTTCACGGCACTGCCTTCCTCGAAGGGTACTTCTACTGTATTGGTGGCTTTGATGGAGTGCAGCATTTGAGCAGCGTCAACAAGTTggacatgagcacacacacttggcaTGAGGTGGCACCCATGCACAATTGCCGCAGCTACGTGAGTGTAACAGTGCTGAACGGACTCATCTATGCCTTGGGAGGCTTTGACGGTCATTCTCACTTCAGCAGTGCAGAGCGCTACAAGCCAGAAACAAACCAGTGGACGCGTATTGCAAGCATGCGCGAACGGAGGCGCAACGCCAACTGCACAACACTCCAAGGAAAGGTTTGTGAAGTGAG
Encoded proteins:
- the LOC118315961 gene encoding kelch-like protein 10, producing the protein MLLVFSKIKMSDQHMSPRKSGSVFNELRLEGKFCDAVIQVQDVEFPIHRIILCDCSSYFQALFERWMTTDKKVFNIPGPSPDIMQLIIEFAYTDSVNVTEDNVQDLVLVADMLNVMDLIQACSEFLCERLHSENCIGIWQLTKVCSSSEMQCKAYRYITDHFEEVFLCEEFLLLSVQELNEILGRDDLNVRTESIVYEAILCWIAHIPEERKEHIAVLLSKVRLAPTSLQDVAINVLNNQGVCNNTECKQIGQDALQTILLMERKIRTEGPCNPCIRPRLPNAIMLVSGGSTDSGGIEAYDPRSDVWVKLSNKLKHPLTVHGTAFLEGYFYCIGGFDGVQHLSSVNKLDMSTHTWHEVAPMHNCRSYVSVTVLNGLIYALGGFDGHSHFSSAERYKPETNQWTRIASMRERRRNANCTTLQGKIYICGGSKVLVYLQSAECYNPETNQWTMIAPMISRRSGLGVVAFQDQIYAVGGFTGDEYQRSAESYDPWTDSWQEVCPMLSPRRDFGLEVIEDRIFAVGGFTDLDITNEAEAYCSVTDSWTECPGMKIFRCGLSSCVVYGIPNMADYTFLPDSLSLSHLN